CTACGGTCCTGACGCCAGGCCTGGGCAGAGCCCCGGGCGGCTGGAGGCGCTTGGCGGCCGTCTTGGCCGGCGGAAAGGCTCAGGACCCAAGAAGGAGCGGAGACGCACGGAGAGCATTAACAGCGCATTCGCGGAGCTGCGCGAGTGTATCCCCAACGTGCCGGCCGACACCAAGCTCTCCAAGATCAAGACTCTGCGCCTGGCCACCAGCTACATAGCCTACCTGATGGACGTGCTGGCCAAGGATGCACAGTCTGGCGATCCCGAGGCCTTCAAGGCTGAACTCAAGAAGGCGGATGGCGGCCGTGAGAGCAAGCGGAAAAGGGAGCTGGTGAGTCCTGGGGCTTGCACGCCCCAGCCAAGGGTGCAGGCGCGGTGAGCACCGTCAGGCCATGCAGGCAGTCGAAGGAGGCTGTGTTGTCGTGTGTCCGATTTGGAAAGGTTGTGAAGAGTTCTGAGATGGTTGGTCACAGCGTGCGATCCTGTGCATGGAGGGAGGCAGATTCGTCATAGAATTCATTTGTAATACGGGAGAGTGTTTGTAATACTGAGTGAATAATCTGTTTGGAGCCTCGGACCCTCCAAAAATGCACACACCACAGACTTTGCTTCCAATTTGGAGAAGTCCTGATTCATTCCTGGGCTCTCCTGGAAGCCAGGTTAAGAATACGTGTTAGAGTTCTTTACTCTGAGTTTGAATTTATGTGCCCAGGCTCGGTTCCTGTTTTCAAAGGGCCTTTGCTGGACCGGCTAGTTTACTTCCATCATTGTacaaatagggaaactgaggGCCCAGAGTGGGTCCGGGCAGAAAGAGCACCTATCTGAGGATTCCAGAGTGGAGCTGAAATAAAAAAGATCGGGTCTTCTACTCAGTCTAGGGCGAATTCC
The Symphalangus syndactylus isolate Jambi chromosome 7, NHGRI_mSymSyn1-v2.1_pri, whole genome shotgun sequence genome window above contains:
- the HAND1 gene encoding heart- and neural crest derivatives-expressed protein 1; its protein translation is MNLVGSYAHHHHHHHPHPAHPMLHESFLFGPASRCHQERPYFQSWLLSPADAAPDFPAGGPPPAAAAAAAAYGPDARPGQSPGRLEALGGRLGRRKGSGPKKERRRTESINSAFAELRECIPNVPADTKLSKIKTLRLATSYIAYLMDVLAKDAQSGDPEAFKAELKKADGGRESKRKRELQQHEGFPPALGPGEKRIKGRTGWPQQVWALELNQ